One genomic segment of Hugenholtzia roseola DSM 9546 includes these proteins:
- a CDS encoding SDR family NAD(P)-dependent oxidoreductase: MFGNDFENKNILIVGASSGVGAALAQELAQAGANLYTVSRRQPEGFASHHLSLDLSAADFTLTHLPAKLHGIAYCAGSITLKPFQRLKREDLMKDHQINVLAAISVLQQSQAALKAAEKSSVVLFGTVAAQTGMGFHASIATAKAALIGLTRSLAAEWASQGTRLNLIEPSLTDTPLAAALLSSPEKREAAAKRHPLGKIGTAHDLAATAAFLLSEKAAWITGQTIGVDGGLGTLRPI; this comes from the coding sequence ATGTTTGGAAATGATTTTGAAAATAAAAATATCCTGATTGTAGGCGCAAGTAGTGGCGTGGGGGCAGCCTTAGCACAGGAATTAGCACAGGCAGGGGCAAATCTATACACCGTTTCGCGCCGTCAGCCCGAAGGTTTTGCAAGCCACCACCTTTCGCTCGACCTTTCGGCGGCAGATTTTACACTTACGCATCTGCCTGCAAAATTGCATGGCATTGCCTACTGTGCAGGGAGCATTACGCTCAAACCCTTCCAACGCCTCAAAAGAGAAGATTTGATGAAAGACCATCAGATTAACGTCTTGGCGGCAATTTCGGTTTTACAACAAAGTCAAGCCGCTTTGAAGGCTGCCGAAAAAAGTAGTGTTGTCTTGTTTGGCACCGTAGCGGCGCAAACGGGCATGGGCTTTCACGCCAGTATCGCTACTGCCAAAGCTGCCCTCATTGGGCTTACGCGCTCTTTAGCCGCAGAATGGGCTTCACAAGGCACGCGCCTCAATCTTATCGAACCCTCGCTAACAGATACGCCTTTGGCTGCCGCCCTGCTCTCGTCGCCCGAAAAAAGAGAAGCCGCCGCCAAAAGACACCCGCTGGGCAAGATAGGAACGGCACACGATTTGGCTGCTACCGCCGCCTTTTTGCTTTCTGAAAAAGCCGCTTGGATTACGGGACAAACCATAGGCGTAGATGGCGGCTTAGGCACTTTGCGCCCGATTTAG
- a CDS encoding TonB-dependent receptor — protein sequence MILPLLFLMFLTMAQNASGQQTVKGTIIDTESEAPLIGATITLVSSDSTTTTVGAVSDVEGNFVLKNVPLGRQNFIVNYIGYKSLTLPNVLITAGKEVYLTVKLEESLESLDAIVVTADSDKDKPLNDMSVVSARTFNLEEVTRFAGGRLDVARLVSNFAGVSTSNDSRNDIVIRGNSPTGVLWRLEGIPIPNPNHFATLGTTGGPVSALNPNLLSTSDFMTGAFASEYGNATAGVFDVNFRSGNPDKFEATIQLGAVAGVEALLEGPLSRKNNSSFLISYRYSFVSLGLIPIGSNAVPNYQDISFKFNFGNTKAGRFQLFGMGGLSDIEFLASETDENDLFANPNQDARADSKLGIVGLSHQMFWGKDTYLKTVVSTSAAQSLYNQDNYLNLDGTRTKFRAVEIDDLTTTYSISSQLNSKISPRFTLRTGFLYEFFNVQSQNDSRNNKPDLDQDGLPDWEKVRDFEGSLPLIQLFAQGKYKFSDNITLNTGLHFQYLNFNQSTALEPRLGLTFDLSNTQSLSIAYGLHSQMQSLPILLYETKMSDGTFKQTNKDLGFTQSHHFVLAYDWKFAPDWRLKVETYYQNIQNVPIESRSSSYSALNLGANFVSEQRGFLVNEGTGSNYGLEITLEKFFNQNYYVLLTGSLFESKYKGSDGIERNTAFNNRHVLNLLAGKEFQFGKDDRNAITLDTKITTAGGRFYTPVDLEATRANNGAEVLQEENAFSERFEPYFRWDFKVGYRLNSQKRKISQQFFLDFQNLTNRENIFQKRYNEVTDQVNEVYQLGFFVDILYRIQF from the coding sequence TTGATACTCCCCTTACTCTTTTTGATGTTCCTTACAATGGCGCAAAATGCCAGCGGACAGCAAACTGTAAAAGGTACGATTATAGACACTGAATCGGAAGCTCCCTTAATTGGCGCAACGATTACTTTGGTAAGCAGCGATAGCACCACCACAACGGTAGGCGCAGTGTCTGATGTAGAAGGCAATTTTGTCCTGAAAAATGTGCCTTTGGGTAGGCAAAATTTTATCGTTAATTACATAGGCTATAAATCTCTGACTTTGCCCAACGTCTTGATAACGGCAGGAAAAGAAGTCTATCTGACCGTCAAATTAGAAGAATCCCTAGAATCTCTGGACGCAATCGTCGTTACTGCCGATTCCGATAAGGACAAACCTCTAAATGACATGTCCGTTGTGAGTGCCAGAACCTTTAATTTAGAAGAGGTTACACGATTTGCAGGTGGGCGGCTTGATGTAGCCCGTCTGGTCAGTAATTTTGCAGGCGTGAGTACTTCCAACGACTCGCGCAATGACATTGTCATTCGCGGAAACTCGCCCACAGGCGTTCTTTGGCGTTTGGAGGGCATACCCATTCCAAATCCGAACCACTTTGCTACTTTGGGTACTACAGGCGGACCCGTTAGTGCCTTAAATCCCAACTTACTTTCTACTTCCGATTTTATGACGGGAGCTTTTGCCTCTGAATATGGAAATGCGACGGCAGGCGTTTTTGATGTTAATTTCAGAAGTGGCAACCCCGACAAATTTGAAGCAACCATACAATTAGGTGCAGTGGCAGGCGTAGAGGCATTGCTCGAAGGACCTCTTAGCCGTAAAAATAATAGCTCTTTTCTAATAAGCTACCGCTACTCTTTTGTGAGTTTGGGGCTGATTCCGATAGGTAGCAATGCCGTTCCCAACTACCAAGATATTTCGTTTAAGTTTAATTTTGGTAATACCAAAGCAGGACGTTTTCAGCTATTTGGCATGGGCGGACTAAGCGACATAGAGTTTCTGGCTTCCGAAACAGACGAAAACGACCTCTTTGCTAATCCTAACCAAGACGCTCGCGCAGACTCAAAATTGGGAATTGTAGGGCTTTCCCATCAAATGTTTTGGGGTAAAGATACCTATCTCAAAACCGTAGTTTCTACAAGTGCCGCACAAAGCCTCTACAATCAGGACAACTACCTCAATTTAGACGGTACAAGGACAAAGTTTAGAGCAGTAGAGATAGATGACCTTACAACTACCTACTCCATTTCTTCACAGCTTAATAGCAAAATAAGTCCGCGATTTACACTAAGAACAGGTTTTTTGTATGAATTTTTCAACGTACAATCTCAAAATGATAGCCGCAACAACAAGCCCGATTTAGACCAAGACGGACTCCCCGATTGGGAAAAAGTGCGCGATTTTGAGGGTAGCCTACCACTCATTCAACTATTTGCGCAGGGTAAATACAAGTTTTCGGATAACATTACTTTAAATACAGGACTACATTTTCAGTATTTAAATTTCAACCAAAGCACCGCCTTAGAGCCGCGCTTGGGGCTAACCTTTGATTTGAGCAATACCCAAAGCCTGAGCATAGCTTACGGATTACATTCACAAATGCAGTCTTTGCCCATTTTACTCTACGAAACCAAGATGAGCGACGGCACTTTTAAGCAAACCAATAAAGATTTGGGCTTTACACAAAGCCACCACTTTGTTTTGGCTTACGACTGGAAATTTGCACCTGATTGGCGACTCAAAGTCGAAACCTATTATCAAAATATCCAAAATGTACCCATCGAAAGCCGCAGCAGTTCTTATTCCGCGCTCAATTTGGGGGCAAATTTTGTGTCAGAACAAAGAGGATTTTTGGTAAATGAAGGCACAGGCTCTAATTATGGCTTAGAAATTACCTTAGAAAAGTTCTTCAACCAAAATTATTACGTGCTTCTTACGGGTTCGCTCTTTGAATCCAAATACAAGGGCAGCGACGGCATCGAGCGCAACACTGCCTTCAATAATCGCCATGTCTTGAACCTTTTGGCAGGCAAAGAATTTCAGTTTGGAAAAGACGACCGCAATGCAATTACTTTGGACACAAAAATAACGACAGCAGGCGGAAGATTTTACACCCCCGTAGATTTGGAAGCGACAAGGGCAAACAACGGTGCGGAAGTCTTGCAAGAAGAAAATGCTTTCAGTGAGCGATTCGAACCCTATTTCCGTTGGGACTTCAAAGTGGGTTATCGCTTGAATAGCCAAAAACGTAAAATCTCACAACAATTTTTCTTAGACTTTCAAAATCTAACTAATAGGGAAAATATCTTCCAAAAACGCTACAATGAAGTTACAGACCAAGTAAATGAGGTCTATCAGTTGGGCTTTTTTGTCGATATCCTATACCGCATACAATTCTGA
- a CDS encoding LytTR family DNA-binding domain-containing protein gives MFEILKNWLQKPFPFVEKPKEKITVAFLFGTAIFLFLFTYEPFNVDEIRQFKVLVLLGFFAITFVVMAANFFLLPLIFPTLFLAEKWTVLKNMLLIFWIALCISFFNWLYSANLSYYCNCFSTTATLPFSLPYFLFITLSVGFFPIIFYMLLAEKFLSRKHHKIAFQVMQQLESRRLPEPQVRQVEIVSENNKENIKISLQYFLCISAEGNYINVFYEKEGKVCKELIRASLSKVEKQLSDFGQIKRCHRSYIVNLDKVTAVTGNARNYNLELKLLDFTLPVSRSFPQKIIESLQNQT, from the coding sequence ATGTTTGAAATCCTCAAAAATTGGCTGCAAAAGCCATTTCCTTTTGTTGAAAAGCCTAAGGAAAAAATAACAGTTGCCTTTCTTTTTGGAACTGCGATTTTTCTTTTTCTATTCACCTATGAGCCTTTCAACGTTGATGAAATTCGCCAATTTAAAGTTTTGGTGCTATTGGGCTTTTTTGCGATTACCTTTGTCGTGATGGCGGCTAACTTTTTTTTGTTGCCACTTATTTTTCCAACGTTATTTTTAGCTGAAAAATGGACAGTTCTAAAAAATATGCTCCTTATTTTTTGGATAGCTTTGTGCATTAGCTTTTTTAATTGGCTTTATAGTGCAAATCTTTCTTATTATTGTAATTGTTTTTCTACTACTGCAACGCTCCCTTTTAGTCTTCCTTATTTCCTTTTTATAACCTTATCAGTGGGCTTTTTTCCAATTATATTTTACATGCTCTTGGCGGAAAAGTTTTTAAGCCGTAAGCATCATAAAATAGCCTTTCAGGTGATGCAGCAGTTGGAAAGTCGTAGGTTACCAGAGCCGCAGGTGCGGCAGGTAGAAATTGTATCAGAAAACAATAAAGAAAATATCAAGATTTCGCTACAATATTTTTTGTGCATCAGTGCCGAAGGCAACTACATCAATGTCTTTTATGAAAAAGAGGGAAAGGTCTGCAAAGAACTTATTCGCGCTTCTTTGAGTAAGGTAGAAAAACAGTTGAGTGATTTTGGTCAAATCAAGCGTTGTCACCGCTCTTATATCGTCAATCTCGACAAAGTAACCGCCGTAACGGGGAACGCACGAAACTACAATTTGGAGCTAAAACTACTCGATTTTACCCTGCCTGTATCGCGCAGTTTCCCCCAAAAGATTATCGAGAGTCTTCAAAATCAGACCTAA
- a CDS encoding LytR/AlgR family response regulator transcription factor yields the protein MRKLKCIVVDDEPIAQQILEKYISQIEALYLRGKCSNAFEALQLLHSEPIDLMFLDIQMPLLSGFEMLKTLQNPPKTILTTAFSEFGVESYEYGVVDYLLKPITFERFLKSINKVLMSNEVKFAQEKQDLEKVSSNFMFFKSDKKIYKYYFSEILFFEGSGNYIKIYTQSNKPLMILEKFSELQEKLPLNQFVRIHKSFIANITHITKIEGNQLSIHNQTLPISATFRQNLDDIVNNNK from the coding sequence ATGAGAAAACTAAAATGTATAGTTGTCGACGATGAGCCAATCGCCCAGCAAATATTGGAAAAGTATATTTCCCAAATAGAGGCTCTCTATCTGCGAGGCAAGTGTAGTAATGCTTTTGAAGCACTACAACTTTTGCATAGCGAGCCGATAGACCTCATGTTTTTAGATATTCAAATGCCCTTACTATCGGGTTTTGAAATGCTCAAAACACTTCAAAACCCACCTAAAACAATTCTGACTACGGCGTTTTCAGAGTTTGGTGTGGAAAGTTATGAGTATGGAGTTGTAGATTATTTATTAAAGCCAATTACTTTTGAACGATTTTTAAAGTCAATTAACAAAGTTTTAATGTCAAATGAAGTAAAATTTGCTCAGGAAAAACAAGATTTAGAAAAGGTAAGTTCAAATTTTATGTTTTTTAAATCAGATAAAAAAATATATAAGTATTATTTTTCAGAAATACTTTTTTTTGAAGGAAGTGGAAACTATATCAAAATTTATACTCAAAGTAATAAACCTTTAATGATTTTAGAAAAGTTTTCAGAATTACAAGAAAAACTCCCCCTAAATCAATTTGTTCGAATACATAAATCGTTTATTGCAAATATTACTCACATAACGAAAATAGAAGGAAACCAACTCTCGATTCATAACCAGACCCTGCCAATCTCAGCTACTTTTCGTCAAAACTTAGATGATATAGTAAATAATAATAAATAA
- a CDS encoding sensor histidine kinase, which yields MLFLIILIICGAFALHFIVPRHNLRFALPAFQQGINLFFFVLITSAFKILKEYLKKQDYLVKAENEQLKTELSLLKAQINPHFLFNTLNNLYGLIIQNQNEKASEVTLKLSDLMRYVLESSRLERVSLRKEIKFIEDYLSLEKIRLSDNTEVRFEVSGIEADLFIPPLLFIPLVENAFKHGLQKPFDANFAHFSLSFQGKELYFEALNSIGNAKQSSRKGVGLDNLKKRLSLLYPQSHHLEFEQNQYSFRAVLIINLFDFNTKNYNKMNVLYQDEFCQMSFDKNTGIHYHVLYLATEDMTQEQFEHMMYIWLETTLLVKATKSIVDSTNLLFPLAPKLQLWVVKEIVPQSLIQKTAFIVPKDFIANLAIGQFIDEANENGGSVEGYFSSLEAAEAWLLKD from the coding sequence GTGCTATTTTTAATAATTTTGATTATTTGTGGCGCATTTGCACTACACTTTATCGTTCCAAGACACAACCTCCGCTTTGCCCTGCCTGCTTTTCAGCAAGGTATCAACTTATTCTTTTTTGTTCTTATCACAAGTGCTTTTAAAATTTTAAAAGAGTATTTAAAAAAACAAGATTACTTAGTGAAAGCAGAGAATGAGCAATTAAAAACAGAACTGTCTTTGTTGAAAGCTCAAATAAATCCACATTTTCTGTTTAATACACTAAATAATCTATACGGACTTATTATACAAAATCAAAATGAAAAGGCTTCGGAGGTTACTCTAAAACTTTCTGACTTAATGCGTTATGTCTTGGAAAGTAGCAGGCTTGAAAGGGTAAGTTTGCGCAAAGAAATTAAGTTCATAGAGGATTACTTATCCTTAGAGAAAATTCGCCTAAGCGATAACACAGAGGTCAGGTTTGAAGTTTCAGGCATAGAAGCAGACCTATTCATTCCTCCTTTGTTATTTATCCCTTTGGTAGAAAATGCCTTTAAACACGGACTACAAAAGCCTTTTGATGCAAATTTTGCACACTTTTCACTATCTTTTCAGGGAAAAGAATTGTATTTTGAGGCTCTTAATTCTATAGGAAACGCAAAACAGTCTTCGAGGAAAGGCGTGGGCTTGGATAATCTTAAAAAGCGTTTGTCTTTGCTTTACCCACAAAGTCATCATTTAGAGTTTGAGCAAAATCAATATAGCTTTAGGGCTGTGTTGATTATCAATTTATTTGATTTTAATACTAAAAATTATAACAAAATGAATGTTTTATATCAAGACGAATTTTGTCAGATGAGCTTCGATAAAAATACGGGTATTCATTACCACGTTTTATATCTGGCAACAGAAGACATGACGCAGGAGCAGTTTGAACACATGATGTATATCTGGTTGGAAACAACCCTATTAGTGAAGGCTACCAAGTCTATTGTGGATTCTACGAATTTGCTATTTCCGCTTGCGCCAAAATTGCAATTATGGGTAGTGAAAGAGATTGTCCCTCAAAGTTTAATTCAAAAAACAGCTTTTATTGTCCCAAAGGATTTCATTGCAAATCTTGCGATAGGGCAGTTTATAGATGAAGCAAATGAAAATGGGGGCAGTGTAGAGGGGTATTTTTCTTCTTTGGAAGCGGCGGAGGCTTGGCTGTTAAAAGATTGA
- a CDS encoding CPBP family intramembrane glutamic endopeptidase, whose protein sequence is MESNFIYNAKLGKNEWWRYVLSILAPIFAIVLANLVIKQILPSFKALFPDGELGKELGTYSLLLLVFGSALFVFLAAASRLHQRRILSFITVKGKMDWKGYFLGFFIWAILLSVGSLLADFNKLDAFLQNLNRNNLALLFLVGFISIGIQSFFEEVLIRGYFLQGMQLRFKNLTLLIATNALLFGGLHFGYGIESFLSSFFFGVAFAIIVVLRGDVVFVSGAHNANNLLLSLLFLDISEATSEGFSWKIDWLNFSLHLLALLLLVIVVYKLFRE, encoded by the coding sequence ATGGAAAGTAACTTTATTTACAATGCAAAATTAGGCAAAAATGAATGGTGGAGGTATGTTTTGAGCATTTTGGCACCTATTTTTGCCATCGTGCTGGCTAATCTGGTTATCAAGCAGATACTACCCTCTTTCAAGGCATTGTTTCCTGATGGCGAATTGGGCAAAGAATTGGGAACATATAGCCTCCTGCTGCTGGTCTTTGGTTCGGCATTGTTCGTTTTTTTGGCAGCGGCGAGCCGTTTGCACCAAAGACGAATCTTGTCCTTTATCACTGTAAAGGGGAAGATGGATTGGAAAGGCTATTTTTTAGGCTTTTTCATTTGGGCAATCTTGCTTTCTGTTGGTTCTTTGCTGGCTGATTTCAACAAGTTGGACGCTTTTCTACAAAATTTGAACCGCAACAATCTTGCGCTGCTTTTTTTGGTAGGCTTCATCTCCATCGGCATACAATCTTTTTTTGAGGAAGTCTTAATTCGTGGCTATTTCTTGCAAGGTATGCAGCTACGTTTCAAAAATCTAACTTTGCTTATAGCAACGAACGCTCTCTTGTTTGGGGGGTTGCATTTTGGATATGGCATCGAAAGTTTCCTCTCTTCGTTCTTTTTTGGCGTTGCTTTCGCTATAATAGTTGTGTTACGAGGTGATGTAGTATTTGTTTCGGGCGCACACAATGCTAATAATCTGCTACTTTCGCTTTTATTCTTAGATATTTCTGAGGCTACCAGCGAAGGCTTTAGTTGGAAGATTGATTGGCTTAATTTTAGCTTGCATTTGCTTGCACTGTTACTACTCGTAATAGTGGTTTATAAGTTGTTTAGGGAATAA